One Plasmodium vivax chromosome 13, whole genome shotgun sequence genomic region harbors:
- a CDS encoding hypothetical protein, conserved (encoded by transcript PVX_086090A), whose protein sequence is MWFTTRQDGLDDNCHTNRGPCFQISGFFGTTLRIGFFLEFIALTFLFMAYWSSGGKGLFSYDLKNMKDEYRLDQTFRNSITLWSGVYLIGAIFIMSFQVLLADDTCWARGYRAGSKILRLASFLDTISATLQFIFYLYISKFYTRKWYVHFNEGGSEWVFFIFVRLVHAFSCLLYGLAAYLLEVYHDEGAGDLHAYINGVMFAFAGLTEIFVIFCNSGCYSNFLLWLALGAVSLWSYYFEPEVNHVSPALHETELTNDVEQQVEKFSRYTPYPQEQNQNAYYPA, encoded by the exons ATGTGGTTCACCACCAGACAAGACGGCCTCGATGACAACTGCCACACCAATAGAGGACCATGTTTCCAGATAAGTGGGTTTTTCGGGACGACCCTGCGAATCGGGTTTTTCTTGGAGTTCATCGCCTTGACCTTCCTCTTCATGGCCTACTGGTCGAGCGGGGGAAAGGGACTATTCAGCTATGACCTAAAGAACATGAAGGATGAATATCGCCTCGACCAGACGTTTAGAAACTCGATAACGCTGTGGTCGGGGGTCTACTTGATAGGGGCCATATTTATCATGTCCTTTCAGGTCCTTCTCGCGGATGATACTTG cTGGGCAAGAGGCTACCGAGCCGGGTCGAAGATTTTGCGATTGGCCTCCTTTTTAGACACCATAAGTGCAACCCtgcagtttattttttatttgtatatttccAAATTTTACACAAGAAAATGGTATGTGCATTTCAATGAGGGAGGAAGTGAATGggtcttttttatttttgtgagACTGGTCCATGCGTTTTCTTGTTTGCTATATGGTCTCGCCGCGTACTTACTGGAGGTGTACCACGATGAGGGAGCCGGAGACTTGCACGCGTACATAAACGGTGTGATGTTTGCCTTTGCTGGGTTGACAG aAATCTTCGTAATATTCTGCAACTCGGGTTGCTACTCGAACTTCCTGCTGTGGCTGGCCCTGGGAGCCGTGTCCCTGTGGTCGTACTACTTCGAGCCGGAGGTGAACCACGTGTCCCCCGCCCTACACGAAACGGAGCTAACGAATGACGTGGAACAGCAAGTCGAGAAGTTCTCTCGATACACCCCCTACCCCCAGGAGCAGAACCAAAATGCCTACTACCCCGCGTAG
- a CDS encoding vacuolar protein sorting 29, putative (encoded by transcript PVX_086095A) — protein sequence MRNLGLPDCFKDLLKTDKIKHVLCTGNVGCRENLELLKNIADSVHITKGDMDDEYDFPEDISLTIGDFKMSLIHGHQIIPWGDTNALLQWQKKHDSDIVISGHTHKNSIVRYEGKYFINPGSATGAFQPWLSQPTPSFILMAVAKSSIVVYVYEEKNGKTNVEMSELQK from the coding sequence ATGAGGAACTTAGGACTCCCCGACTGCTTCAAGGATCTCCTCAAAACggacaaaataaagcacGTATTATGTACAGGCAATGTGGGCTGCCGCGAAAATCTCGAGCtcctaaaaaatattgctgACTCTGTTCATATAACCAAAGGAGACATGGACGATGAATACGATTTCCCTGAAGATATCTCTCTCACCATTGGGGATTTTAAAATGTCGCTAATCCATGGCCACCAAATTATTCCTTGGGGGGATACGAATGCACTTTTACAGTGGCAAAAGAAACACGACAGCGACATTGTCATTTCAGGGCACACACATAAAAATTCGATTGTGCGGTATGAagggaaatattttattaacccCGGGTCAGCAACTGGAGCTTTTCAGCCATGGCTTTCTCAACCCACGCCAAGCTTCATATTAATGGCCGTGGCGAAAAGCTCCATCGTTGTTTATGTGTATGAGGAGAAGAATGGAAAAACGAATGTCGAGATGAGTGAGCTGCAGAAGTGA
- a CDS encoding ATP-dependent Clp protease, putative (encoded by transcript PVX_086100A; Apicoplast targeted protein. Curated by Stuart Ralph, Walter and Eliza Hall Institute of Medical Research, Australia.): MNALYLLLAMLSLNLVVTIHTRTQPNFLNSTLQLNKCNTWNLRRTCRKIKPRNNKLRVSLFDEYDEKCIRALIMAREVAKNHNEKEILLKHLLIAIIRIDSNLVKHILNFCNISLTTFLDKLNNEMNKTGGETNFGTNRDEPNASPGEVPRQLGMPTDQHHPPDNSREVVEGGAYPANDPNGENQLMSTFINKHIQDIEDKINQLKNLEEGQSDISTEGGDADSSVGGADERDEAASNLIRDAAKRVLGGPPGESPSELPSELPSDVSKELSRQLPSDLQGDPPDEKADERADDKADIKFSQNCKRVLHNAVLEARRKKKMFVSVTDILIALINMAQESQNCEFLRYLSELNISVNDLKRELTGYDEGNCPTPPTGTSHRSNAQRDGDLNANSAEKRGGGDSQSGTPEKRDDNQRMRSLNNRLNNEPPNHHLMNNLNSDYLHQTREFKNYEESSFPPNGKLFNSAYVKDCLTDMVQAAYEKGDEHFFGRKKEIKRIIEILGRRKKSNPLLIGESGVGKTAIIEHLSHLILKDKVPYHLRNCRIYQLNVGNIVAGTKYRGEFEEKMKHLLSNMNKKKKNILFIDEIHVIVGAGSGEGSLDASNLLKPFLSSDNLQCIGTTTFQEYTKYIESDKALRRRFNCVPVKPFTGKETLLLLKKIKYSYEKYHNIYYTNEALKSIVMLTEDYLPTANFPDKAIDILDEAGAYQKIRYEVFMRRRLRGENHERSEWGERVERGGQAKSGQENGGQVNGGQANGGKLRSDQPSGDEHGSADQDGIANQDSGGDARSYLQNMHIKYVTSDVIENIVSKKASISYIKKNKKEEEKIIKLKEKLNKIIIGQEKVIDILSRYLFKAITNIKDPNKPIGTLLLCGSSGVGKTLCAQVISKYLFNEDNLIVINMSEYIDKHSVSKLFGSYPGYVGYKEGGELTESVKKKPFSIILFDEIEKAHGEVLHVLLQILDNGMLTDSKGNKVSFKNTFIFMTTNVGSDIVTDYFKLYNRNYSNMGFKYYLSKRPNRGEADGSLLPEGVNSVANSVEEDPTGLSSNSGGDLQTNRKDDHPVEKSPTQQPNSYDLFEEKLRTNKWYEELQPEIEEELKKKFLPEFLNRIDEKIIFRQFLKRDVINIFQNMIDDLKKRIKKRKNLNLIIEPDVIKYICSDENNIYDMNFGARSIRRALYRYIEDPIASFLISNLCEPNDSIYVSLSSGNKIDVQLVKAPVEQLVL, encoded by the coding sequence ATGAACGCGCTTTACCTCCTGCTCGCCATGCTCTCGCTCAACCTTGTGGTAACCATACATACAAGAACCCAGCCCAACTTCCTAAACAGCACCCTCCAGCTGAACAAATGCAACACGTGGAATCTGCGAAGGACCTGCAGGAAAATCAAGCCAAGAAACAACAAATTACGCGTCTCCCTATTTGACGAATATGATGAAAAATGCATAAGGGCCCTCATCATGGCCAGAGAAGTGGCCAAAAATCacaacgaaaaggaaatccTTCTAAAGCATCTCCTAATTGCCATCATCAGAATCGACTCCAATTTGgtaaaacacattttaaatttttgcaacatCTCCCTCACGACCTTTCTGGACAAGTTAAATAACGAAATGAATAAAACTGGGGGGGAGACAAACTTTGGGACCAACCGAGACGAACCAAATGCCTCCCCAGGGGAGGTACCTCGACAGTTGGGGATGCCAACAGATCAGCATCACCCCCCAGACAACAGCAGAGAAGTTGTAGAAGGGGGAGCGTATCCAGCGAACGACCCAAACGGAGAGAACCAACTGATGAGCACCTTCATCAACAAACACATCCAAGATATAGAGGACAAAATAAATCAACTGAAAAACCTGGAGGAGGGGCAGAGTGACATTTCAACGGAGGGCGGCGATGCTGACAGCTCCGTGGGGGGGGCAGACGAAAGGGATGAGGCAGCCAGCAACCTCATCCGCGACGCGGCGAAGCGCGTTTTGGGAGGGCCCCCAGGCGAGTCGCCCAGCGAATTACCCAGCGAATTACCCAGCGATGTGTCAAAGGAGCTGTCCCGCCAGTTGCCCAGCGACCTGCAGGGCGACCCCCCCGACGAAAAGGCAGACGAAAGGGCGGACGACAAGGCGGACATCAAGTTTTCCCAAAACTGCAAGCGGGTGCTCCACAACGCGGTGCTGGAagcgaggaggaagaagaaaatgttcGTCAGCGTGACGGACATTCTGATCGCCCTCATCAACATGGCGCAGGAGAGTCAGAACTGCGAGTTCTTGAGGTACCTCAGCGAGCTGAACATAAGCGTCAACGATTTGAAGAGGGAGCTAACTGGCTACGACGAGGGGAATTGCCCTACCCCCCCCACGGGCACGTCACACCGTAGTAACGCCCAGCGGGATGGCGACCTGAATGCTAACTCTGCTGAGAAACGTGGAGGGGGTGACTCCCAAAGTGGGACGCCCGAAAAGAGGGACGACAATCAACGAATGCGCAGCTTGAACAACCGCTTGAACAACGAACCGCCCAACCACCACCTGATGAACAACCTAAACAGTGACTACCTGCACCAGACGAGGGAATTCAAAAACTACGAGGAGAGTAGCTTCCCACCAAACGGCAAACTTTTTAACTCCGCGTATGTGAAAGACTGCCTAACAGATATGGTCCAAGCGGCGTACGAAAAAGGAGATGAACATTTCttcggaagaaaaaaagaaataaaaagaataatagaaatattaggaaggagaaaaaaatcaaaccCATTACTAATTGGAGAGAGTGGGGTTGGAAAAACAGCCATCATCGAGCATTTGTCTCATTTAATATTGAAAGATAAAGTGCCCTACCATTTGAGGAACTGCAGAATCTACCAACTCAATGTTGGCAACATCGTAGCTGGGACAAAGTACAGAGgagaatttgaagaaaaaatgaagcaccTGTTAAGCAATatgaataagaaaaaaaaaaatattctttttattgaCGAAATTCATGTGATTGTTGGAGCAGGCAGTGGGGAGGGATCGTTAGACGCTTCCAATTTGCTGAAGCCCTTCCTCTCCTCAGATAATTTGCAATGTATCGGCACCACGACTTTCCAAGAGTACACCAAATATATAGAGTCAGATAAAGCCCTGAGGAGACGATTTAACTGCGTCCCTGTGAAGCCGTTCACTGGAAAGGAGACTCTCCTGCTGCtgaagaaaattaaatacaGCTATGAAAAGTACCACAATATTTACTACACAAATGAGGCCCTCAAGTCGATCGTCATGCTCACGGAGGACTACCTGCCCACGGCCAATTTCCCCGACAAGGCCATCGACATTTTGGACGAGGCCGGCGCGTACCAGAAGATCAGGTACGAGGTGTTCATGCGGAGGAGGTTGCGTGGTGAGAACCATGAGCGCAGTGAGTGGGGTGAGCGCGTTGAGCGCGGTGGTCAAGCGAAAAGCGGCCAGGAGAATGGCGGCCAGGTGAACGGCGGCCAGGCGAATGGCGGTAAGCTGCGTTCCGACCAACCGAGCGGTGACGAGCATGGGAGTGCAGACCAGGACGGAATTGCCAACCAGGACAGCGGCGGCGACGCGCGGAGCTACCTCCAAAACATGCACATTAAGTACGTCACGTCGGACGTGATCGAAAACATCGTCAGCAAAAAGGCCTCCATATCGTacataaagaaaaacaaaaaggaggaagaaaaaattataaagctgaaggaaaaactaaacaaaattataatcgGCCAAGAAAAGGTGATAGACATACTATCCAGGTATCTGTTCAAAGCCATAACGAATATTAAGGACCCCAATAAGCCCATTGGCACCTTGCTGCTGTGTGGGTCCTCAGGGGTTGGAAAGACTCTATGCGCCCAAGTCATTTCGAAGTATCTATTTAATGAGGACAACCTAATCGTAATCAACATGAGTGAGTACATAGATAAACACTCAGTTAGCAAGCTGTTCGGTAGCTACCCAGGATATGTAGGTTACAAGGAAGGAGGGGAACTAACCGAAagtgtaaagaaaaaacccTTTTCCATCATCCTTTTTGatgaaattgaaaaggcACACGGTGAAGTTTTACATGTTCTCTTGCAAATACTAGACAATGGAATGCTAACAGATTCGAAGGGAAATAAAGTGTCCTTTAAAAACACCTTCATCTTCATGACGACCAACGTAGGCTCTGACATCGTCACAGATTATTTCAAGCTGTACAATAGGAACTACTCAAATATGGGCTTTAAATACTACCTCAGTAAGAGGCCAAACAGGGGAGAGGCAGATGGTTCGCTCCTCCCTGAAGGGGTTAACAGTGTAGCTAACTCAGTGGAGGAAGACCCAACCGGGTTAAGCAGCAACAGTGGGGGTGACCTCCAAACAAACCGCAAAGATGACCACCCCGTGGAGAAATCCCCCACCCAACAACCAAACAGCTACGAcctttttgaggaaaaactTCGAACCAACAAATGGTACGAAGAGCTACAGCCAGAAATAGAAGAAGaactgaagaagaaatttcTTCCAGAATTTCTCAACAGGATAGAcgagaaaattattttcaggCAATTCCTCAAAAGAGatgttattaatattttccaaaatatgATTGacgatttgaaaaaaagaattaaaaaaagaaaaaacctCAATTTGATAATCGAACCAGATGTTATTAAATACATTTGTAGTGacgaaaataatatttatgacATGAATTTTGGTGCCAGATCCATTAGAAGGGCCCTCTATAGGTATATTGAGGATCCCATTGCTTCCTTCTTAATTTCGAATTTGTGCGAACCGAACGATTCCATTTACGTTTCCCTCTCCAGCGgtaacaaaattgatgtGCAGTTGGTGAAGGCGCCCGTGGAGCAGCTTGTGTTGTGA